A region of Tigriopus californicus strain San Diego chromosome 7, Tcal_SD_v2.1, whole genome shotgun sequence DNA encodes the following proteins:
- the LOC131883349 gene encoding uncharacterized protein LOC131883349 produces the protein MKFLIVLAVVALANGDIIRGRGERQGRQSNNAVNGGVDFSGCQNDPETGLCCVEKEETVTSIQKDPILECTHKNVEKCHYTYVTEFSPAQEEVCEENFEKSCQITFKQQAIEEQVKKCYRPLEKICNGQGPEECRTVYESSCTTKYVEKQAGKFVGDTKCEKLPIEICGAGCVTEEGPEECHDKTITSLLDVPEEVCDLNPQKTCRLQTRLVPSLKPEHECTIIPQEICNLKFTSPQQVEKPLKTKWCLDPSAPVPDQTYDEANAGAAPLGRK, from the exons ATGAAG TTCTTAATTGTGCTCGCTGTTGTGGCTTTGGCCAATGGCGATATCATTCGTGGTCGTGGCGAGCGACAAGGTCGTCAATCCAACAATGCCGTCAATGGCGGTGTTGACTTCAGCGGCTGCCAGAACGACCCCGAGACCGGCCTTTGTTGtgtggaaaaagaggagacCGTGACCTCCATCCAGAAGGATCCCATTCTTGAATGCACCCACAAGAATGTGGAGAAGTGTCACTACACTTATGTGACGGAATTCTCGCCCGCTCAAGAAGAGGTTTGTGAAGAGAACTTTGAAAAGTCTTGCCAGATCACGTTCAAGCAACAAGCCATTGAGGAGCAAGTGAAGAAATGCTACCGTCCTTTGGAGAAGATCTGCAATGGTCAAGGACCCGAGGAGTGCCGTACTGTCTACGAGTCCTCTTGTACCACCAAGTACGTTGAGAAGCAAGCCGGCAAGTTCGTGGGCGACACCAAGTGCGAGAAGCTCCCCATTGAGATTTGCGGTGCCGGTTGCGTGACTGAGGAGGGTCCCGAGGAGTGCCACGACAAGACCATCACGTCCTTGTTGGATGTGCCCGAGGAGGTGTGCGACTTGAACCCCCAGAAGACTTGCCGTCTGCAAACCCGGTTGGTGCCCTCTCTCAAGCCTGAACACGAATGTACCATTATCCCTCAAGAGATCTGCAACCTGAAATTCACCTCCCCTCAACAAGTGGAGAAGCCTTTGAAGACCAAGTGGTGTTTGGACCCCAGTGCCCCTGTTCCCGACCAGACCTACGATGAGGCCAATGCTGGTGCCGCTCCTCTTGGCCGAAAATAA